The DNA segment TGCCCGCCACGCTGAATTACCGTGGCTATACCAAGTCGTCCTGCACCTCGATCAACCATGTGGTCTGCCACGGCATTCCCAACGAAAAGCCGCTGCGCGAAGGCGATGTCGTCAATATCGACGTCACCTATATTATCGACGGCTGGCACGGTGATTCCAGCCGCATGTATCCGGTCGGCGAAATCAAGCGGGCCGCCCAGCGGCTTCTCGAGGTCACTCATGAATGCCTGATGCGCGGCATCGCCGCCGTCAAGCCCGGCGCCCGCACCGGAGCGATCGGCGAAGCGATCCAGACCTTTGCCGAAGCCGAGCGCTGTTCAGTGGTGCGCGATTTTTGCGGCCATGGGGTCGGCCGGCTGTTTCATGATGCGCCGAATATCCTGCATTACGGCCGGGCCAACGAAGGCCCGGAAATGCGCGAAGGCATGATCTTCACCATCGAGCCGATGATCAATCTCGGCCGTCCGCATGTAAAAGTTCTGGCCGATGGCTGGACGGCGGTCACCCGCGACCGGTCCCTGTCGGCGCAATACGAGCATGCCGTGGGCGTGACTGCCACCGGCTGTGAGATTTTCACCCTGTCGCCGGGCGGGCTCGACCGTCCAGGCCTGCCAGCATAGGGTTTTCCATGAGCAAGCCCCCTTTCTCTTTCGACGGTGACCATTCGCAACCGCCTGATGAGAGGGGCTTTTTCGCCGAACAGCAATCCAAGCGCCCGGCGCTGACGCTGCCCGCAGCGCCGCAGGACGATGCCCATTATCACGGCCACCGCGACCGGCTGCGCACGCGCTACAAGGATCACGGCGACACGGCGCTGGCCGATTACGAGATCCTCGAACTCCTGCTCTTCCGGCTGATCCCGCGCCGCGACACCAAGCCTATCGCCAAGGCGCTGCTGGAGCGCTTTGGAACTTTAGCCGGCGTTTTTGGCGCTTCCCCGGCTTTGCTGCAGGAAGTGAAGGGCATCGGCGAAGCGGTGGCGTTCGATCTGAAGCTGATTTCGACCGTGGCGCACCGGACGCTTAAAAGCGATCTCAAGGGCAAGCAGGTTCTCGCTTCCTGGTCGTCGGTGATCGAATACTGCCATGCCGCCATGGCGCACGAAACCCGCGAGCAATTCCGCATTCTCTTCCTCGACAAGCGCAATGCGCTGATCGCCGACGAAGTACAGCAGACCGGTACCGTCGATCACACGCCGGTCTATCCGCGCGAAGTGGTCAAGCGCGCTTTGGAACTGTCGGCGACCGCCCTCATTCTCGTCCACAATCATCCGTCCGGCGATCCGACGCCCTCGCGGGCCGATATCGAGATGACGAAGATGATCGTCGATACCGCCAAACCGCTGGGGATCACCGTTCACGATCACATCATCATCGGCAAGGATGGCCATGCCAGCCTGAAGGGGCTGCGCCTGATCTGATCGCAGCCAGCTTCAGAGCCACTTCGCCCGCCGGAACATCCGGTAGAGCATGCTGCAGACGACGAAGATCAATGCCAGGACGACGAAATAGCCGTATTTGAACTTCAGTTCCGGCATGTCATCGAAATTCATCCCGTAAATCCCGGCAATCGCTGTCGGAACCGCGAGGATTGCCGCCCAGGATGCGAGCTTGCGCGAAATTTCCGTTTGCTCGGATTGGCCTATCATCAAGCTGGCCTCGAAGGTGAAGGCAAGCACCTCGCGCAGCGTATCGATATCCTCCTGCACACGGCGGACATGGTCGGTCACGTCGCGGAACAGTGCGTGCAGCGTTGCGTCCATTCCGGGCAGATCGAGATGCTCGTGGCGGCGGCAGACATCGACCAGAGGCACGACCGCATTGCGCAGCCGCAGCAGGCTGCGGCGCAGGAAATAAAGCCGCTCGATATCTTTCTTGTTCAGCCGGTCGCGCAGAACTCTTTCTTCCAGTTCCTCGACTTCGGCATGGATGCCTTCCACGACGGGCATATAGTTGTCGACGATGAAATCGAGGATGGAATAGAGGATGTAGTTCTCGCCATGCGCCAGGGCGGCAGGAGACGCCTCGCAGCGCTGCCTGACCAGATTGTAGGAGGTCGAGGGCCCATGGCGCACCGAGACCACATAGCCGCGCCCGACGAACAGATGGGTTTCCCCAAAGACGATCTCCTCGCCCATCATATGGGCAGTTCGCGCCACCACGAAGATCGCGTCACCGTAGATTTCCAGCTTCGGGCGCTGATGGGCATGGCCGGCATCTTCGATCGCCAGTTCATGCAGGCCGAACTCGGCCTGGACCTCGCGCAGCAGCGCCTCATCCGGCTCATGCAGGCCGATCCAGACGACGGCCTTGTCGCGTCCTTTCCAGGTATGCGCGTCCTTGATCTCGATATCGAGGATGCGCTGGCCATGTTCGTAGACGGCGGCCGCGATGACGCCGGGGCGGCTGCGCGGTTTGTTGGGCGGCGCGTGGTCCGTACCGGATGCACTGGCACCGGAGCCGCCGGCATCGGGCGATGCAGCTTTCTCGCTGCCGAGCCTGTCTTCTGCATCCTGCAAAGCCATGGTACCCTCCCATCACGCAAGCCGGATTGTGCCGGTCTATCGGCATTGTGCGGAAAGCGTTCTCCTTAGCCAACCAGCACATTGCTTCGGCTCAATATAATCCCTTTTGGTAAAATAAGCATCGCCACGCCCGGGCCTGTTCCAAAGGCTTTATTAAACTGTAAGATTGACGATATAGACGCTTGCGGGCGACATTTGCCGCAACGCACAATGATTCTCCTCCATCATCGGAAACGCGTCATGAACCAGTATGATCTCGTGGTTGTCGGCAGTGGACCTGCAGGGCGCAGGGCCGCCATCCAGGCCGCCAAGCTGAGCAAGAAGGTTCTTGTCATCGAGCAGGGAAAGCGTGTCGGCGGCGTTTCGGTGCATACCGGCACGATCCCATCGAAAACCCTGCGCGAAACCGCACTCAACCTCACCGGCTGGCGCGAGCGCGGTTTTTATGGCCGCGCTTACCGGGTAAAGGAAGAGATCAGCGCGGAGGACCTGCGCCGGCGCCTGCTCATCACCCTTGATCACGAGGTCGAGGTGCTGGAACACCAGTTTGCCCGCAACCGCGTCCAGCATATTCGCGGCAAGGCAAGCTTCATCGATCCGCGGACGATGCAGATCCTGAAGGAAGATGGCGAGATCATCCAGGTGTCCGCGACCAGCATCCTGCTGGCCGTCGGCACGAAACCGTTCCGGCCGGATTATATTCCCTTCGACGGCAAGACCGTTCTCGATAGCGACGAATTGCTGGAAATCCAGGAGCTGCCGCGCTCCATGGCCGTGATCGGCGCCGGTGTCATCGGCATCGAATATGCGACCATCTTCAGTGCGCTGGATACGCAGGTCACCCTCATCGATCCAAAATCCATGATGCTCGATTTCATCGACAAGGAGATCGTCGAGGATTTCACCTATCAGCTGCGCGACCGCAACATGAAGCTGCATCTTGGTCAGAAGGCCGAAAAGGTGGAGCGGACGGCGGACGGCAAATGCTCGATCAAGCTCGATAGCGGCCGCGTCATTCTGTGCGAAATGGTGCTGTTTGCTGCCGGGCGCATGGGCGCCACCGATTCGCTCAATCTGGAGGCTGCCGGCCTGCAAGCCGACAATCGCGGCCGCCTCAGCGTCAATCCGGAAACGTTCCAGACCTCGGTTCCCAACATCTATGCCGCAGGCGACGTCGTCGGCTTCCCGAGCCTTGCCTCCACCTCGATGGAACAGGGCCGCATCGCAGCGCGCGTCGCCGTCGGGGCGATCGCCAAGGAACCGCCAAAATTCTTCCCCTACGGCATCTACGCCGTTCCGGAAATCTCCACCTGCGGCCTGACAGAGGAAGAGGTCAAGGAACGCGGCATACCCTATGAATGCGGCATTGCCCGGTTTCGCGAAACATCGCGCGGCCATATCATGGGGCTGGATTCCGGGCTTTTGAAGCTGATTTTCTCGCTGAAGACCCGCCGCCTGCTCGGCGTGCACATTGTCGGCGAAGGCGCGACCGAGCTTGTCCATATCGGCCAGGCGGTCTTGAACCTGAAGGGCACGGTCGAATATTTCGTCGAAAACACCTTCAATTACCCGACGCTTGCCGAAGCCTACAAGATCGCAGGCCTGGATGCCGGCAACCGGATGGGCGAGATCGCTCCAAAGATTTAGCCGGATTGCCGGCATTGCCTTTGAGAACATCCAGATAAAATGAAGGCGGCGGCTGCTACCTTCATCTGCCGGCGGCAGCGGCTCAACAAGCCTGCCTGAACGATCCCGTTTCATTCCCTATCGCTGAAATCCACCCCTGACACGATTGCGACGCGCCCAACGCCCGCAGCCGTTATGCCGCGCTTGAGACAGAAATAATCGTCCAAATTCCGCAAACGGAAAAAGCCGCCCCTTGCGGGACGGCTTTCCAAAATCATGCTTTTGAGGCGCGAGATTATTCGGCGCTGTCGTCAGCGGCCTTCTTCTTGGCCGGAGCCTTCTTCTTCGGAGCGGCTTCTTCGCCTTCCGCAGCTTCAGCCTTGGCAGCCTTCTTCTTCGGAGCCTTCTTCACGTCCGAAGCGTCGTCCTCGTCGTCAGCCAGCAGTTCTTCCTTGCTGACGGTCTTGTCGGTGACATTAACTTCGGAGAGCAGGTGATCGACGACCTTTTCTTCGAAGATCGGGGCGCGCAGCGAGGCGGCGGCACCTGGGGTCTTCTGGAAATAGTCGATGATCTGCTTTTCCTGGCCTGGGAACTGGCGCAGCTGTTCAAACAGCGAACGCTGCATTTCTTCGTCGGTTACCTCAACGCCGGCCTTTTCGCCGATTTCGGAGAGAACCAGGCCGAGGCGGACGCGGCGTTCAGCCAGCTTGCGGTATTCGCCGCGCGCTTCTTCTTCCGTCGTGTCTTCATCGGCGAAGGTCTTGCCGGCCTGCTCGAGGTCGGTGTTGATCTGGCGCCAGATGTTGTCGAATTCGGCATCGACGAGGCGCTGCGGCGTATCGAACTGGTAGAGTTCGTCCAGCTGGTCGAGGATCTGACGCTTGACCTTCTGGCGGGTCATCGAGCCGTACTGGCTTTCGATCTGGCCGCGAACGACTTCCTTCAGCTTGTCAGCCGATTCCAGGCCGAGCTTGGTGGCGAGTTCGTCGTTGATTTCAACGTCGGCAGCGGCAGCAACATCCTTGACGGTGATGTCGAAGGTGGCTTCCTTGCCAGCAAGGTTCGCAGCCGGATATTCAGCAGGGAACGTCACATTGATGACCTTCTCGTCGCCAGCCTTCAGGCCGACCAGCTGCTCTTCGAAGCCCGGGATGAAGCGGTTGGAGCCGAGAACCAGCTCAGCATCTTCGTCCTTGCCGCCGTCGAAGGCTTCGCCATCGACCTTGCCGAGGTAATCGATGGTCACGCGGTCGCCATTGGCGGCCTTGCCCTTCTTGGTTTCGTAGGTACGGGCATTTTCGGCGATCTTGAGGATCTGCTCGGTCACTTCGGCTTCGTCGATATCAACGACTTCGCGGGTCACCTTGATGCCGCTGACGTCCTTGAGTTCGATCGCCGGGATGATTTCGTAAGCCAGCGTGAATTCGAAATCGGCTTCAGCGCTGAGGATCTTGTCCGCTTCGGCTTCGTTCTCGGTCATCGCGATTTCCGGCTGCGTCGCAGACTTTTCGCCGCGCTCGGACAGGATTTCGGTCGGCTTTTCGCGAACGAGTTCATTGACGAGCTCGGCCATGATCGACTTGCCGTACATCTTCTTCAGATGTGCGAAAGGCACCTTGCCCGGACGGAAACCGTTGATGCGGACCTTGTCCTTGGTTTCGGCAAGACGCTCGTTCATACGAGCTTCCATGTCCTTGGCCGGGATAACGACCTTGAGTTCGCGCTTCAGCCCTTCAGCGAGCGTTTCGATAACCTGCATGTTCAAACCTTCATTTCACGTTGACAGGGCTCTGTCGGTGTTCTTGTACACGAGCACTTGAGCCGATCCATTTGCCGGGAGTGGCTTTACGCAAATCAGTCACCGTTTTGCAAGCAAAATGGCGCCGTCCTCTCGATCGACGCCAAGGCAAGCCCTGGACGTCCCTTCATTCTGGTGCGGGTAGAGAGACTTGAACTCCCACGCCTTGCGGCACCAGAACCTAAATCTGGCGTGTCTACCAATTTCACCATACCCGCGTTCAGAAAACCGCAGCGCCTGCTCGCATCGGCACAGAACAGTCACGGCGGCAACGCCTGTGGCAGACCTGCACCGGGTTCAGGGCGTTCCCGAGCGCGGCGTCTCTATATCACCCGTTTCCAAGGGATCAAAGGAAAAATCGGGGTGAATGGAAAAATGCGGCTTTTGTCGTGTTTCTGTCACCTTCACGCCGGGAAACCGCGTCCCGGCATCAATAAAGCGGCTCCTCGTAGAGTGGCTTGCCGTCGATCGCGATCAGGCGGATCTGCATGCGGCCGTCGTCATCGACCCTTGCGGTCACCGACAATGCGCTGGCATTGCGCGCCTCTTCCAGAACCTTGCCCTCGCCTTCCGGCACATAATAGCGCTCGATCCCGTATTCGACATTCAACGAACCCTGCGGACTGTCCACCGCCGGATAGAAATAGAATGGTGCGCTTTTGGCGATGACGCTGCCGTCCTTTGGCGGCAGAGCGTTGAAGGACGCTTCCGAAACGGCCCAGAAACCGTCCGGTTGCGGTTCCAGCCGCACAGAAAGCTGCGCATCGGTTGCCTCGGTGGGAAAGCCGCCTGTCACTTTCTCCGCCGGGATGGCCGAAATATCGTAGGAGAGGATGACATAATCGCCGCGCAGGAGATCGCGCGGATCGACGGGAACAGTTTTCAGCACCACATCGACCCCGTTGCGCAGGATCGAGGCGCGGCTTTCGATCATGTAGCCGAGGAAGGCTGTCTGCAAGAGAGCGACCAGGATCGCTGCGAACAAGGGTCTTATCAACGGATTGCCGCTCATGCCACGCTCCCTTCCAACGGGGTTTTACCAGACAGGCGTTTCTCCAGCCGGATGACAAGCCAGGCAATCAATGCCACGACAAGGCCGGCGATCAGGAAGAAACCGGATGTGCCGAGGATGCTGCCGAGCGTCTCGGAGGCCAGATAAAGGGTTTCGACGGCAAAAACCGTGTAGCCGAGAAAACGCACCGGGCCGTTCAGCCGTCCGGCAATAGCGATGCCACCGAGCGCCACCGCAAGCGTCGTCGCACCAATCGCGATATCCTGTCCCAGACCTTCCACTTCGGTGTGAAGCGCCGCCAATCCCATCACGGTCAGCGCGAAACTGTAGAAGGCTGGGGCTGCTCCGGCATCGCGGGCCAGGCGGTAGAGCGGCGACAGGGGAAGACTTGCCAATAGAAACGCCACGAGGCCTGCGCCGAAGAGCAGGCTTGCGACCCAGAGCTCCGGCAATTCGATGTAAAACCAGCCGAGCCAGGCGAGCGCCAGAAGATAGGCGAGATGCCGGGCCATGCCGGCATTGGCGTACCGCACCAAGGCCATGACGACGATGACCAGCATCGGCACAAGGTAGATATAGCCGTTGCCCTCGAAGGACGCATCGTTATCGACGACCAGTTCCCCGAAAATCGCCCAGGCCAGAAAACCGCAAAACACCGCCAGTGCGGCGGAGCGAAAGGCCAAGGCCGCCACGCAGGCTGCTGCGAACCAGACCAGCAACGCATCGGTCGAATCCCCCGACAGATGGTACATTTGCCCGACCAGCGCGATCGCACCGCCGAAGGTCATGGTCGCCAGCACCAGCAATGCGGCACCCATCGCCTTGAACCCGCGCCCCAGGCAGGCGGCGGCCCCCAGATAGAATGACCAGATCAGGCCGACGATACCGGCAACGCGCGCAACGCGCGGGATGGCTTCCCAATTGGCAGCGACAAGAAGGAGGATGGCGGCCGATACAAGGATCGCCGCCAGAACCAGAAGAACGCGGCCGGCGCTGAAGACGGTTTCGCGTCCGTCATATTCCGCCAGCATCGCTCTTGCCGCACCGGCATCGAGCAGGCCCTTTGAAACCCATAGATTGAAGTCTTTTTCGATCCGTCCCCGGTACATCGGCCGATCTCCTTGCATGCGCGTGTCGGCCAACACATATCATGGACAAGAGCAGCGGCAACCGGGCTGGCAGGTAATTCCCAATCGAATCAAGGCGACCTGCCCCGTTCAACCCGGAACCAGAACCTTTGTAGCGAAGTCAGGCACTGCCGCGAGGAAAGTTTTCGCAGAGCAGGATCATCGTTAACGAAGCGTGAAGGTTTGCATGCGAGCATGGTGTTTAAGGACGTACCACCGAGGTCATGCGCAAGCTGCATATCATCCATGATGACATTGCACTGCACAAATTTCGGATGATTGCCTATATTGAACTCAAGAAGACGGAATGAGATCAGCGCAAGCGATCGGGGCCGTCAGCGGCAAGGCCAGCCGCTTCCGCTCAGAAGTGGAAAAGGCCGGCGGACCGGAAGGTTCGCCTTGTAGAATTCGGAGTGGCGCACTCCTCCTCCCAGCGCCGCTCCGATCCGATGGGCAACACTCCTCCTCCCAGTTGCTCATCCCCTCAAATGACGCCCGCTGGATCTCCTCCCCCAGCGGGCGTTATTCGTTCCGGTCTTTCATGGAACCCGCCGTTCCCCTTGGCTGCACCTTATGTGCGCATTCGCTTAAAATTTGATCAGATGCGCCAGCATAAAGCCGACAGCTATGCATTCGCCACATGGGTGCCATTCAGCATTGCCGCTACACATTCACGCCAGCCGGCATTATCTTGAATACAGCTTCAGGGCAGCGCACTCCTCCTCCCAGCGCGCCCTGATGGGATCGGCAACACTCCTCCTCCCAGGTGTCGATCAGAACAAGCAACGCCCGTCGGACCTCCTCCCCTGACGGGCGTTGTCTTTTGTTCACCCCCTCCAAAGCAAATCAGCTTTCCATAGTTAGCACCCGTGCACGCGCACAGACTTTGGCCACATGGTGGGCATCTGAATTCTGAGGCTTGCAATCGACGCATGGGTGCGATGCAGCATTGTCTCTGTAATTTTAGGGGTAAACCACCTATATTCCGACCATCAGATGAGGGCCAGCGCGGTGCTGGCAAACCTAGAAAGGACCAGCATCATGAATATCGCTCGCTCGTTCAACAATTGGCGCAAGTACCGTCAGACCTGCAACGAACTCGGCCGCATGAGCGACCGCGAACTGAACGACCTCGGCATCGGCCGTGGCGACATCCAGTACGTTGCCCGTCAGGCAGTCAAGTAAGTCTCGCAACCGGCCGGTTTTTCCGGCCAGGTGCGCAGCGACCAAACGCCCTCCGGCTCCAACCGGCGGGCGTTTTTTTTCGTCCAGATTTTACGCGCTGGTTTTACCGGTTGAACGTTCAAGCCAGCCCTGATGGCGGCGCAGATCAACCATAGCTTTCGACGCGGTGCAGCATCTGAATGCTGCCTATTTCCTTGGCAATATTGTCTGCGTGACGCCCGGCGCCGCTGGTTTGACCGTATCCTCGCCTGGGCACAATTTCGCCACAAAAAACACACCAAAGAAACAGAGAGTTAAACGGAATTTGGCACCACCAACGCCAGCGTTAACCTGTGGCTTCTTTTTCGGCATTCGCGCGAATTGCTCAGCGAAACAGCATCGCATTGCACAAACGCATAGCAGATGCATTTTCTTTGCACTCCATCTTTTCCCGCGCAAGGCGTACAAGGATGTCAACGAAGCAGGCAATCACTGCACTGCTCATTTGGTATCTCAAGGAAAAGATCATGAACCCGATTCGTATCGCAAAAAGCTGGATCAACTATCGCCGTACCGTTGCTGAACTTGGCAACCTGTCCAACCACGCCCTGACGGACATCGGCATCACCCGCTTCGACATCCGCAACATTGCTTCGCGTTCCTTCCGTTAATCGGACCCGTCCGTTGACCGGACCGGGAATGTCGAGGACCTAAAAACGGCACCATCGGGTGCCGTTTTTGATTCCGGGCCTTGCGTTGATATCATCCGCATGGAACCGGTTTCCTTCCTGCCCGCCTTGCTCTAAGAAACGGCGCATGACAGATACATCTTCCCACTCCCCCATCCATGTTATCGGCGGCGGCCTTGCCGGCTCCGAAGCTGCCTGGCAGATCGCCGAGGCCGGCATTCCGGTCATCCTTCACGAGATGCGCGGCGTGCGCGGCACGGATGCGCACAAGACCGATGGGCTGGCCGAACTGGTCTGCTCCAACTCCTTCCGCTCCGATGACGCCACCAGCAATGCGGTTGGCGTGCTGCATGCCGAGATGCGGCTTGCCGGTTCGCTGATCATGTCCTGCGCCGACAAGAACCAGGTTCCAGCCGGCGGCGCGCTGGCTGTCGATCGCGACGGCTTCTCCGATGCCGTGACGGCGGCGATTAGCAGGCATCCGCTGATCACCGTGACGCGCGAGGAAGTCAGCGGACTGCCGCCGGAAGACTGGGATCTCGCCGTCATTGCCACCGGCCCTTTGACGGCGCCGTCGCTTGCCAGTGCGATCCAGGCCGAAACCGGGGCCGATGCGCTCGCCTTCTTCGACGCCATCGCGCCGATCATCCACACCGAAAGCATCGACATGGATGTCTGCTGGTTCCAGTCCCGTTACGACAAGGTCGGACCGGGCGGTACGGGCAAGGATTATATCAACTGCCCGATGGACGAGGCGCAGTACAATGCTTTCGTCGATGCGTTGATCGCCGGCGACAAGACCGGCTTCAAGGAATGGGAAGGCACGCCGTATTTCGACGGCTGCCTGCCGATCGAGGTCATGGCCGAACGCGGCCGCGAAACCCTGCGTCACGGGCCGATGAAGCCGATGGGCCTGACCAATGCGCATAATCCCACGGTCAAAGCCTATGCCGTCGTGCAGCTGCGCCAGGACAATGCACTGGGCACGCTCTACAATATGGTCGGCTTCCAGACGAAGCTGAAATATGGTGCGCAGGCCGAAGTCATCCGGATGATCCCCGGACTGGAGAAAGCCGAATTCGCCCGCCTCGGCGGCCTGCACCGCAACACCTATATCAATTCGCCCGTGCTGCTCGACCGGTCGCTGACACTGAAATCCCGGCCAGGCTTGCGATTCGCCGGTCAGATCACCGGCTGCGAAGGCTATGTCGAAAGCGCCAGCATCGGCCTTCTGGCCGGCCGTTTTGCCG comes from the Pararhizobium qamdonense genome and includes:
- the map gene encoding type I methionyl aminopeptidase, coding for MVTYIEAASAPYKNTGVIRLYTPQDFAGIKRACQITALCLDELASRVKPGVTTDEIDRFVFDFGMDHGALPATLNYRGYTKSSCTSINHVVCHGIPNEKPLREGDVVNIDVTYIIDGWHGDSSRMYPVGEIKRAAQRLLEVTHECLMRGIAAVKPGARTGAIGEAIQTFAEAERCSVVRDFCGHGVGRLFHDAPNILHYGRANEGPEMREGMIFTIEPMINLGRPHVKVLADGWTAVTRDRSLSAQYEHAVGVTATGCEIFTLSPGGLDRPGLPA
- the radC gene encoding RadC family protein, which produces MSKPPFSFDGDHSQPPDERGFFAEQQSKRPALTLPAAPQDDAHYHGHRDRLRTRYKDHGDTALADYEILELLLFRLIPRRDTKPIAKALLERFGTLAGVFGASPALLQEVKGIGEAVAFDLKLISTVAHRTLKSDLKGKQVLASWSSVIEYCHAAMAHETREQFRILFLDKRNALIADEVQQTGTVDHTPVYPREVVKRALELSATALILVHNHPSGDPTPSRADIEMTKMIVDTAKPLGITVHDHIIIGKDGHASLKGLRLI
- a CDS encoding magnesium and cobalt transport protein CorA; this encodes MALQDAEDRLGSEKAASPDAGGSGASASGTDHAPPNKPRSRPGVIAAAVYEHGQRILDIEIKDAHTWKGRDKAVVWIGLHEPDEALLREVQAEFGLHELAIEDAGHAHQRPKLEIYGDAIFVVARTAHMMGEEIVFGETHLFVGRGYVVSVRHGPSTSYNLVRQRCEASPAALAHGENYILYSILDFIVDNYMPVVEGIHAEVEELEERVLRDRLNKKDIERLYFLRRSLLRLRNAVVPLVDVCRRHEHLDLPGMDATLHALFRDVTDHVRRVQEDIDTLREVLAFTFEASLMIGQSEQTEISRKLASWAAILAVPTAIAGIYGMNFDDMPELKFKYGYFVVLALIFVVCSMLYRMFRRAKWL
- the sthA gene encoding Si-specific NAD(P)(+) transhydrogenase — its product is MNQYDLVVVGSGPAGRRAAIQAAKLSKKVLVIEQGKRVGGVSVHTGTIPSKTLRETALNLTGWRERGFYGRAYRVKEEISAEDLRRRLLITLDHEVEVLEHQFARNRVQHIRGKASFIDPRTMQILKEDGEIIQVSATSILLAVGTKPFRPDYIPFDGKTVLDSDELLEIQELPRSMAVIGAGVIGIEYATIFSALDTQVTLIDPKSMMLDFIDKEIVEDFTYQLRDRNMKLHLGQKAEKVERTADGKCSIKLDSGRVILCEMVLFAAGRMGATDSLNLEAAGLQADNRGRLSVNPETFQTSVPNIYAAGDVVGFPSLASTSMEQGRIAARVAVGAIAKEPPKFFPYGIYAVPEISTCGLTEEEVKERGIPYECGIARFRETSRGHIMGLDSGLLKLIFSLKTRRLLGVHIVGEGATELVHIGQAVLNLKGTVEYFVENTFNYPTLAEAYKIAGLDAGNRMGEIAPKI
- the tig gene encoding trigger factor → MQVIETLAEGLKRELKVVIPAKDMEARMNERLAETKDKVRINGFRPGKVPFAHLKKMYGKSIMAELVNELVREKPTEILSERGEKSATQPEIAMTENEAEADKILSAEADFEFTLAYEIIPAIELKDVSGIKVTREVVDIDEAEVTEQILKIAENARTYETKKGKAANGDRVTIDYLGKVDGEAFDGGKDEDAELVLGSNRFIPGFEEQLVGLKAGDEKVINVTFPAEYPAANLAGKEATFDITVKDVAAAADVEINDELATKLGLESADKLKEVVRGQIESQYGSMTRQKVKRQILDQLDELYQFDTPQRLVDAEFDNIWRQINTDLEQAGKTFADEDTTEEEARGEYRKLAERRVRLGLVLSEIGEKAGVEVTDEEMQRSLFEQLRQFPGQEKQIIDYFQKTPGAAASLRAPIFEEKVVDHLLSEVNVTDKTVSKEELLADDEDDASDVKKAPKKKAAKAEAAEGEEAAPKKKAPAKKKAADDSAE
- a CDS encoding GDYXXLXY domain-containing protein yields the protein MSGNPLIRPLFAAILVALLQTAFLGYMIESRASILRNGVDVVLKTVPVDPRDLLRGDYVILSYDISAIPAEKVTGGFPTEATDAQLSVRLEPQPDGFWAVSEASFNALPPKDGSVIAKSAPFYFYPAVDSPQGSLNVEYGIERYYVPEGEGKVLEEARNASALSVTARVDDDGRMQIRLIAIDGKPLYEEPLY
- a CDS encoding DUF2157 domain-containing protein, whose protein sequence is MYRGRIEKDFNLWVSKGLLDAGAARAMLAEYDGRETVFSAGRVLLVLAAILVSAAILLLVAANWEAIPRVARVAGIVGLIWSFYLGAAACLGRGFKAMGAALLVLATMTFGGAIALVGQMYHLSGDSTDALLVWFAAACVAALAFRSAALAVFCGFLAWAIFGELVVDNDASFEGNGYIYLVPMLVIVVMALVRYANAGMARHLAYLLALAWLGWFYIELPELWVASLLFGAGLVAFLLASLPLSPLYRLARDAGAAPAFYSFALTVMGLAALHTEVEGLGQDIAIGATTLAVALGGIAIAGRLNGPVRFLGYTVFAVETLYLASETLGSILGTSGFFLIAGLVVALIAWLVIRLEKRLSGKTPLEGSVA
- a CDS encoding DUF1127 domain-containing protein, translated to MNIARSFNNWRKYRQTCNELGRMSDRELNDLGIGRGDIQYVARQAVK
- a CDS encoding DUF1127 domain-containing protein, producing the protein MNPIRIAKSWINYRRTVAELGNLSNHALTDIGITRFDIRNIASRSFR
- the trmFO gene encoding methylenetetrahydrofolate--tRNA-(uracil(54)-C(5))-methyltransferase (FADH(2)-oxidizing) TrmFO, with translation MTDTSSHSPIHVIGGGLAGSEAAWQIAEAGIPVILHEMRGVRGTDAHKTDGLAELVCSNSFRSDDATSNAVGVLHAEMRLAGSLIMSCADKNQVPAGGALAVDRDGFSDAVTAAISRHPLITVTREEVSGLPPEDWDLAVIATGPLTAPSLASAIQAETGADALAFFDAIAPIIHTESIDMDVCWFQSRYDKVGPGGTGKDYINCPMDEAQYNAFVDALIAGDKTGFKEWEGTPYFDGCLPIEVMAERGRETLRHGPMKPMGLTNAHNPTVKAYAVVQLRQDNALGTLYNMVGFQTKLKYGAQAEVIRMIPGLEKAEFARLGGLHRNTYINSPVLLDRSLTLKSRPGLRFAGQITGCEGYVESASIGLLAGRFAAAERKGQPLPLPPETTAFGALLNHITGGHIVSDDEPGKRSFQPMNINFGLFPLLEPGAIVKPEGVKRFRGKDKTVMKKQLVAQRALDDCAAWLQADQRA